Genomic segment of Salvia hispanica cultivar TCC Black 2014 chromosome 2, UniMelb_Shisp_WGS_1.0, whole genome shotgun sequence:
GACTATTAAAAAACGATAATTATTAACTCTAAAGGAAACGTAGAAATGACGTTAGcttagtactatattttaataaagcCAAATATTTTAGTGATGCTTATAGTACGTCATATCTTTcgaatttgtaatttttatgaatgttTTGAATAATTGTCGCTAAATGAATCCGAATGGTAATACTTCCTCTCTTCACTGACTAAGTTGATTCGTATTCTTTTTCGATTTCCAGCTAAgatgagtcatttttttttactaaaaataaaatatctaatcacttttactttaccaatcaTAGATGTCGAATCAAatattcatacttttcagaGTCGGAGGAAATAGTATACTTGTGTGATTAATCTCAGCGCAACACTGCAAGCTCATTACCCAAATCCATTACTGATCCCTATTTCCAGTCCGACCTGCTCTGATGTCTTTTTGTTTGGGCCTCAAAGACCAAGTGTCCTTATAAGCATCCTTCGATCACGTTTgccctctttctctctaaaaTTCGGGTTTTCTAAATCTCATTCTCCCTCCGATTTATTGTTTGACCTCACATGTCAACTACTACGATCCTTGGATTTGAAGTCTGACAAGCTAAAGGAGCTTGAAATGTGTTTTCTTTGTGATATTAAGAACTGTTACCAATcgaatcatatttttttttaaagttctgTGTGGTTGTTTCATAGCAGAATCTAATGTGTGTGATCTTGTGTTGGTGATTTTGAGTCTTTTGTGTTgtaaaatactactatgtgACTATACAACACTTAGCCTGCTACATTACTTTACTTTAATCATGGTTTGCCTTTTAGTAGCATTAAATGTATCAATACAATCCATTTCTATTGTTTGATTTGCATTTTACCGTTTCTGCGAGGCCCGCATTAATTGCTTTGGCCCGCCTAATTAAAAGTCATTCCTTTAGTTATGCTCACTGCCCAAACTTCATGTTACAAAATAAGAGTCGGTTGtttaaaaaaagaggaaagttAAACCAAACATAGGAAATTGAACtccataaatgataatggTCAAACCAAACATTTGTTATGTAACATGAATGCcatgaaaatagaaacattaACAAGAGTTATTCCTTTTCTAGTGAAACAAAAAAGCCTAACCAAACACCTCCTTATTCGTATATAGACCTGCACAAACCGAACTGAACTGGCAATTAATCGCCGGTTCATAACTCGGAATCGGCGCGACGGTTACGAACCTCCGAACAGTTCGGCGTTTCGGACGGTTTGGTTCAGGTTCAAGAATTTGAGAaaccgaaaccgccggtttgcCGGTTCAACAGTTCAAAGTAGGTTTCAGGCTACGATGTAGGCTTTTTCAAGCTTTTCCAGTGTAGTGTTGCAGAAAAGTGGTCAGAAACAGCCAGTTTCTCTTATAAATACTCATTCTCCATTATTTCTACTCATCCTATTCTTGTGTTGACAATGAATAATCTTCTCAATCTCTATTTTTAACTCTCATTCTCAtacttcaatttcaatatatcTTCTTCTTGTTCAGGACATACATCCCCCTCCTCCACCCGTACCACAAAGCAGTAAAAAAGTCTAAGTTATCAtcaattatttctttatttgttaaaCATTACAAGAATGTCTCAATTAGTGTTGATCCGCTATCTCAAGAGATGACATCAGAATTTAATGCACGTTGTAACTATTGCAATAAAGTCTACGAATTTAATGAAGGTGGGATATCGTACTCTCATCCGTCATATGATGACAATTTATCCGATTAAATATGGGCATGCCCAAAACCAGTGGTTTTTTGAACtagaaccaaaaccaaaaccgcCGAACACCTTGCCAAGCCAGTTCAAGTTCAAGATTTATTTAAAACCAGCGATTTTTGAACTGTGTGGAGGTGTGTTGGTATAGATCTTTGCATGTAAAACAAAACCGACAATTTTTGAAGCATATGCAGGAGTATTCATATAGATGTTTGCATTGTAAAGCTTTGTAGCGTTTATTGGTAAAGATGGGTAAACACTAACCCAAATTCCTCTCGTCTGTCTTATTTCTTTCAAACTAAACACCACTCTTTCGATAATACTATTTATACGGATATGGAGTACTAATCTCTAATTCCAACATCAGGTTCTTTTATAAACATATGAATCAACAACAGAAAATATGCGCGTATGCGTTAACATAGTTGTTAAACAGTATTGAATAACATGAGAGGAGGCTTAGAAAAGAAATGGAGTATTTGGTGAGTGATGGCAAAGCAGGATACAACTACAATTATAAACACATCCAATCCTACATAACAACAGCAAATCAACCTCTACAACATCCCAATCCCAATCTCCAAAAAAACATTGACATATCATCGAAAACTAAGCAGTGGCCTTCTTAGGTGACTTGCCAGCCTTGGACGGCGACTTCTCAGCGGCCCCAGCCTTGTCCGACTTCTTCGGAAGGAGCACCGGGTTGATGTTAGGCAGCACTCCGCCGTGCGCAATCGTCACTCCGGCGAGCAGCTTTCCGAGCTCCTCATCGTTCCTCACCGCCAGCAGCACGTGCCTCGGAATTATCCTGTTTTTCTTGTTGTCCCTCGCCGCGTTCCCTGCCAATTCCAACACCTGAAATAAAATACCCAGCATAAAACCTAAAATGTGGATTAGTTGAATTAGGGCTTAAATGCATGAGA
This window contains:
- the LOC125203454 gene encoding histone H2A-like, encoding MEAGGGKLKKGAGGRKGGGPKKKAVSRSVKAGLQFPVGRIGRYLKKGRYAQRVGSGAPVYMAAVLEYLAAEVLELAGNAARDNKKNRIIPRHVLLAVRNDEELGKLLAGVTIAHGGVLPNINPVLLPKKSDKAGAAEKSPSKAGKSPKKATA